In Spinacia oleracea cultivar Varoflay chromosome 5, BTI_SOV_V1, whole genome shotgun sequence, a single window of DNA contains:
- the LOC110778936 gene encoding uncharacterized protein isoform X1, whose amino-acid sequence MSLVEITWGVLAILSPLIFVCIGPLAVAFCSSTRDAPFQEGDLSSIIVGTILLAVVQMCTSGWVVCNWHKTILKGGLHFRRFILILRVSSWLAFFTTIKGMTATTICVDNNDFILYNQFCIFIKRSLFFVNANPLFWSIMCIFINFVSFISIG is encoded by the exons atgtcGTTGGTGGAAATAACATGGGGAGTACTTGCAATTTTATCACCACTCATATTCGTTTGTATTGGACCTCTAGCAGTAGCGTTTTGTTCTTCAACAAGAGATGCACCGTTTCAG GAAGGTGATCTTTCCTCCATCATTGTTGGTACAATACTTCTTGCGGTTGTTCAAATGTGTACTTCTGGTTGGGTCGTTTGTAATTGGCATAAAACAATTCTTAAAGGTGGACTTCATTTTCGTAGATTCATACTTATTCTCCGTGTTTCCTCCTG GTTGGCATTTTTTACAACAATCAAAGGAATGACAGCTACAACCATTTGCGTGGACAACAATGATTTCATTTTATATAACCAATTTTGCATTTTCATCAAGAGATCACTCTTTTTTGTCAATGCAAATCCTCTTTTTTGGAGTATAATGTGCATTTTCATCAATTTTGTTAGTTTCATATCCATAGGCTGA
- the LOC110778936 gene encoding uncharacterized protein isoform X2, giving the protein MSLVEITWGVLAILSPLIFVCIGPLAVAFCSSTRDAPFQEGDLSSIIVGTILLAVVQMCTSGWVVCNWHKTILKGWHFLQQSKE; this is encoded by the exons atgtcGTTGGTGGAAATAACATGGGGAGTACTTGCAATTTTATCACCACTCATATTCGTTTGTATTGGACCTCTAGCAGTAGCGTTTTGTTCTTCAACAAGAGATGCACCGTTTCAG GAAGGTGATCTTTCCTCCATCATTGTTGGTACAATACTTCTTGCGGTTGTTCAAATGTGTACTTCTGGTTGGGTCGTTTGTAATTGGCATAAAACAATTCTTAAAG GTTGGCATTTTTTACAACAATCAAAGGAATGA
- the LOC130461911 gene encoding uncharacterized protein, with amino-acid sequence MTTGEMTIAEMKAAYEKAQAELAQERASNETLQKELESVKSNKHQSRYKGGKPKKLTFEMPDDFEDVTDDEEETREEEDGEAPDPVTQRLNKMDARMTKHYSRLMKLMTRFPGAPTLVETEPTDGYAASPFCEAIARVTVPHTLRLPTWTTLYDGTSDPYRHVNFYKQRMWQIGIPHDLVEPVMCKSFGGTLDGAALEWLTKVLPRSISCLSDLINAFYQQFASSRQLEKQTSDLYRLVQGPTESVRDYFNRFNCEKIGIKNCDVRTAIEAFKRGLIPNSELYREITKYPCATFEEVRSRATAQMRIEDDEVIRTASQRSTGGSSDRRSYTPRNNNWRHQPYVRQNQVQSVNQYYDTNNVYRNERVEHPNISDYGFNVDIGGVVNALQNVGGTVRWPRKNNRPDSMKDMSKWCDFHRDNGHTTEECISLKKEVAYLLKRGHLKELLSDKGKETFSKEKTTLPVLGYDTYDIT; translated from the coding sequence ATGACTACTGGAGAGATGACGATCGCAGAGATGAAAGCGGCTTACGAGAAAGCCCAAGCCGAGCTAGCCCAAGAGAGGGCATCCAATGAAACCCTCCAGAAAGAGCTCGAATCCGTGAAGAGCAACAAGCACCAGTCCCGCTACAAAGGTGGGAAGCCAAAAAAGCTAACGTTCGAGATGCCCGATGACTTTGAAGATGTGACCGACGATGAGGAGGAAACCCGTGAGGAAGAAGACGGAGAAGCTCCCGATCCGGTGACCCAACGCCTGAACAAGATGGATGCACGCATGACGAAGCACTATTCCCGCCTGATGAAGTTGATGACCAGGTTCCCCGGGGCACCTACACTAGTAGAGACCGAGCCGACTGACGGGTATGCAGCGTCGCCGTTCTGCGAAGCGATCGCTAGAGTGACAGTTCCGCACACACTCCGACTCCCAACCTGGACCACCCTGTACGACGGGACATCCGACCCCTATAGGCACGTCAACTTCTACAAGCAGCGCATGTGGCAGATCGGGATTCCGCACGACCTAGTGGAACCTGTTATGTGCAAATCTTTCGGCGGCACCCTTGATGGAGCGGCTTTGGAATGGCTCACGAAGGTCCTTCCCAGATCCATCTCCTGTTTGTCCGATCTCATCAACGCCTTCTACCAACAATTCGCCAGCAGCCGCCAGTTAGAAAAACAAACCAGTGATCTCTATCGGTTGGTTCAAGGGCCAaccgagtcggtacgcgattattttaaccgttttaattgtgaaaaaattggtATAAAAAATTGTGATGTCAGGACTGCTATTGAGGCGTTCAAGAGAGGCCTCATCCCCAATTCGGAGCTATACCGGGAaataaccaaatacccctgtgCAACTTTCGAAGAGGTGCGATCAAGGGCCACCGCCCAGATGCGAATCGAAGACGACGAGGTTATCCGAACAGCATCTCAACGATCGACAGGGGGCAGCAGCGACAGAAGATCGTACACCCCGAGGAACAACAACTGGCGACACCAACCATACGTTCGGCAAAACCAGGTACAAAGTGTCAATCAGTATTATGATACTAACAATGTTTACAGGAACGAGCGGGTCGAACACCCTAACATCTCCGACTACGGCTTCAACGTCGACATTGGAGGTGTGGTGAACGCCCTTCAAAATGTAGGTGGAACAGTCAGATGGCCCCGGAAGAACAACAGACCGGACTCCATGAAGGACATGAGCAAATGGTGCGACTTCCACCGCGACAACGGCCACACAACCGAGGAGTGCATCTCCCTCAAAAAGGAGGTCGCATACCTCCTGAAACGGGGGCATCTAAAAGAACTGTTGAGCGACAAGGGAAAAGAAACATTCTCCAAAGAGAAAACCACCCTgcccgtgttaggttatgatacatatgacattacatag